ATTATGCTACACCTTAGTCGGGATTAGATGATTTGAAGTGGCATTATATGACAGAGTTGCAGTGAGTGTAAAGATTAATTGTGAATGTGATTAAACGTGACTGTGACAGTGAATAGATATGAATATGAATAGAATGGAGAAAACACAATGATGATTTCGGAAAAGGTTGCCGCTCGGCTCAATGAGCAGGTCAACCATGAATTTTATAATGCCTGGTCGTACCTTGCCATGGCCTATTGGTTTGAGACCCTCGGATTGAGGATTTTTGCCAAATACTTTTTTAAGCAAAGCGATGAAGAGCGCGGTCATGGCGCGAAAATCGCCCAGTATCTGGTTGACCAAGGCGCACAAGTCCGACTTGGATCGCCCAAGCAGCCGACTATCGATTACAAGACCGCAAAAGAGGCGATTGAGGCATTTGTCCATCAGGAGATTCTCACGA
This is a stretch of genomic DNA from Candidatus Zixiibacteriota bacterium. It encodes these proteins:
- a CDS encoding ferritin encodes the protein MMISEKVAARLNEQVNHEFYNAWSYLAMAYWFETLGLRIFAKYFFKQSDEERGHGAKIAQYLVDQGAQVRLGSPKQPTIDYKTAKEAIEAFVHQEILTTRQVHEIVDLAIAEKDHATRKFIDWKVEEQVEEVASANELLAMVKMADTTGQLFMLENRLWHMLEEKKD